The following coding sequences are from one Verrucosispora sp. WMMD573 window:
- a CDS encoding SidA/IucD/PvdA family monooxygenase translates to MESYDFIGIGLGPYNLGLACLTAPIADLDGLFLETRDDVSWHPGMLLESSRLQTPFLADLVTLADPTSHFSFLSYLKEIGRLYPFYIRENFFPLRVEYDAYCRWAAARLSNLRFGHRVTAVEYDPTDDRYVVTATVDGATVAHRARHLVLGTGTPPHLPVACAELTSDAVHNSRYLEHRDALRAKRSITIVGSGQSAAEIYHDLLGDIHSHGYQLNWVTRSPRFFPLEYTKLTLEMTSPDYVDYFHALPEPTRYRLEAEQKGLFKGISVDLVNDIYDLLYAASIDGPVNTRLLTNTELTEVTHDESSGVHTLRLRHVEQERDFTLDTEGLVLATGYRYEVPAFLEPIRDRLRFDDHGRLDVARNYSVDTTGRRVFLQNGSTHTHSITSPDLGMGPYRNSWIIRELLGREVYPIEKSIAFQDFGVTG, encoded by the coding sequence ATGGAAAGCTACGACTTCATCGGGATCGGCCTCGGGCCGTACAACCTCGGCCTGGCCTGCCTGACCGCGCCCATCGCCGACCTCGACGGGCTGTTCCTGGAGACCCGCGACGACGTCTCCTGGCATCCCGGCATGCTGCTGGAGTCGTCCCGGTTACAGACGCCGTTCCTGGCCGATCTGGTCACCCTCGCCGACCCAACCTCGCACTTCTCCTTCCTCAGCTACCTCAAGGAGATCGGCCGGCTCTATCCCTTCTACATCCGGGAGAACTTCTTCCCGCTGCGGGTGGAGTACGACGCGTACTGCCGCTGGGCCGCCGCGAGGCTGTCCAACCTGCGGTTCGGCCACCGGGTCACCGCCGTCGAGTACGACCCCACCGACGACCGGTACGTGGTGACCGCCACGGTCGACGGCGCCACCGTCGCCCACCGGGCCCGGCACCTGGTGCTCGGCACCGGCACCCCACCGCACCTGCCGGTCGCCTGCGCCGAGCTGACCTCGGACGCGGTGCACAACTCCCGGTACCTGGAGCACCGGGACGCGTTGCGGGCCAAGCGGAGCATCACCATCGTCGGCAGCGGGCAGAGCGCCGCCGAGATCTACCACGACCTGCTCGGCGACATCCACAGCCACGGTTACCAGCTGAACTGGGTGACCCGCTCGCCCCGCTTCTTCCCGCTGGAGTACACCAAGCTCACGCTGGAGATGACCTCGCCGGACTATGTGGACTACTTCCACGCGTTGCCCGAGCCCACCCGGTACCGGCTGGAGGCCGAGCAGAAGGGGTTGTTCAAGGGCATCTCCGTCGACCTGGTCAACGACATCTACGACCTGCTCTACGCCGCCAGCATCGACGGCCCGGTGAACACCCGGCTGCTGACCAACACCGAGCTGACCGAGGTCACCCACGACGAGAGCAGCGGCGTGCACACCCTGCGGCTGCGCCACGTCGAGCAGGAACGCGACTTCACCCTGGACACCGAAGGGCTGGTGCTGGCCACGGGCTACCGGTACGAGGTGCCGGCGTTCCTGGAGCCGATCCGGGACCGGCTGCGCTTCGACGACCACGGTCGGCTCGATGTCGCCCGCAACTACAGCGTGGACACCACCGGACGCCGCGTGTTCCTGCAGAACGGGAGCACCCACACGCACAGCATCACCTCGCCCGATCTCGGCATGGGCCCGTACCGCAACAGCTGGATCATCCGGGAACTGCTCGGTCGCGAGGTGTACCCCATCGAGAAGTCGATCGCCTTCCAGGACTTCGGGGTGACCGGGTGA